In a single window of the Desulfovibrio sp. Fe33 genome:
- a CDS encoding STAS/SEC14 domain-containing protein yields the protein MITVMEQSTPKMLAVRASDRLTDEDYRDVWIPALEKLINDNGKADALFYMDADFTGWDVMAAWDDAKFGLAHRKDFRRLAVVGGSNWVRWGVKLGELLMDCEIRLYPPEKLGQALEWVTS from the coding sequence ATGATTACCGTAATGGAACAGTCCACGCCGAAGATGCTCGCGGTCCGGGCTTCCGACAGATTGACGGACGAGGACTACCGGGATGTCTGGATTCCGGCCCTGGAGAAGCTCATCAATGATAACGGCAAGGCCGACGCCTTGTTCTACATGGATGCGGATTTCACCGGGTGGGATGTGATGGCCGCATGGGACGACGCCAAGTTCGGGCTGGCCCATCGCAAGGATTTCCGCAGACTCGCCGTTGTCGGCGGCTCCAACTGGGTGCGGTGGGGCGTCAAGCTCGGCGAACTGCTCATGGATTGCGAAATCAGATTGTACCCGCCGGAAAAGCTCGGCCAGGCCCTTGAGTGGGTAACGTCCTGA
- a CDS encoding QcrA and Rieske domain-containing protein: protein MSKTDSRFSGGRFGRRAFFNWIWTVLGLAALAELGWLGISFLASRRDRNRPGHTESVIKAGEVSAFAPGTVTAVPQGRFYLARLPDGGFLALSRTCTHLGCSVPWDEEKGAFVCPCHGSSFSLTGEVVTGPAPRPLDTYPVRIENGMVKVDCAKARRRDRYLAEQAARI, encoded by the coding sequence GTGAGCAAAACGGATTCGCGCTTCTCCGGTGGCAGGTTCGGCCGTAGGGCCTTCTTCAACTGGATTTGGACGGTTCTCGGGCTGGCTGCCCTGGCTGAGTTGGGCTGGCTCGGCATCTCGTTTCTGGCTTCGCGCAGGGACCGCAACAGGCCTGGGCATACGGAGAGCGTAATCAAAGCGGGGGAGGTCTCGGCGTTCGCGCCCGGCACTGTGACGGCCGTGCCCCAGGGGCGGTTTTATCTGGCCCGTCTGCCGGACGGAGGATTTCTGGCTCTGTCGAGGACCTGCACCCACCTGGGATGCTCCGTGCCTTGGGATGAGGAGAAGGGGGCATTTGTCTGCCCCTGTCACGGCTCCTCCTTCAGCCTGACCGGAGAGGTTGTGACCGGGCCTGCGCCGAGGCCCCTGGATACCTACCCGGTGCGCATCGAAAACGGCATGGTCAAAGTCGACTGCGCCAAGGCCCGTCGCCGGGACCGCTACCTTGCGGAACAGGCGGCACGAATCTAG
- a CDS encoding glycosyltransferase — translation MNILFVNSTRKWGGVKTWCLDMAESLLRQGHKTWIVGRPGAFVEKATHLGIPAAAHSFGFDLNPLSIIFFLKYLSKHKIDVLVCNISKDLRTAGVAAKILGIPVVQHLGAPHDVVNRFKTRATQRVIGAHLIACSNFVLKSLTKSVPLFNDYDFTAIFPGTRPNPLSPSRNHSPRTIIATSQLNRDKGHSHLLEALAGLKHKGYEFKCIIVGTGKDEQALKELCQSLGLHDEIEWTGFVTDVTAELERADIFVLPTLCEPLGIALEEAMANGLVPVARNIGGPPEIWHPDMKELLVEPQSNSAGFEKALARLLDLPDEELLAMKQAVHAHAVTTFSLDTQAQKFLNWLETFT, via the coding sequence ATGAATATACTCTTCGTAAATTCGACCCGCAAATGGGGCGGGGTCAAAACGTGGTGCCTCGACATGGCGGAAAGCCTTCTCCGCCAAGGACACAAAACATGGATTGTCGGCCGCCCTGGAGCATTCGTGGAAAAGGCGACGCATTTGGGAATCCCTGCCGCCGCGCATTCATTCGGGTTTGACCTCAACCCGTTGTCCATCATTTTCTTTTTGAAGTACCTGTCAAAGCACAAAATTGACGTTCTGGTCTGCAACATATCCAAGGACTTGCGTACTGCCGGGGTCGCCGCCAAAATTTTGGGGATTCCCGTAGTGCAACACTTGGGCGCACCCCATGATGTGGTGAACAGATTCAAGACCAGGGCCACACAGCGTGTTATCGGGGCGCATCTGATCGCGTGCAGCAATTTTGTGTTGAAAAGCCTGACAAAGTCAGTGCCGCTATTCAACGACTACGACTTCACGGCCATATTTCCGGGCACGCGCCCAAATCCGCTTTCCCCATCCCGCAACCATTCTCCGCGAACCATCATCGCCACAAGCCAACTCAACAGGGATAAAGGGCATTCCCACCTTTTGGAAGCCCTCGCCGGTTTGAAGCACAAAGGGTACGAATTTAAATGCATAATTGTTGGCACTGGCAAGGATGAACAGGCACTCAAGGAGCTCTGTCAATCGCTCGGTTTGCATGATGAAATTGAGTGGACCGGTTTTGTCACCGATGTTACGGCCGAGCTTGAACGCGCGGATATTTTCGTACTGCCCACTCTTTGTGAGCCTCTCGGCATCGCTCTTGAGGAGGCAATGGCGAACGGTCTCGTTCCCGTGGCGCGAAACATAGGAGGGCCGCCGGAAATCTGGCACCCTGACATGAAAGAGCTTCTCGTTGAGCCTCAAAGCAATAGTGCCGGATTTGAAAAGGCCCTTGCCCGCCTGTTGGACTTGCCCGATGAGGAATTGCTCGCCATGAAGCAGGCCGTTCATGCCCATGCCGTCACCACATTTTCACTCGACACTCAAGCTCAAAAGTTTCTCAACTGGCTTGAAACGTTTACTTAA
- a CDS encoding tetratricopeptide repeat protein, which yields MAISFHGSAAWERIAFVAAVFILLSPFAALHFRPPVAQEPDESARFVGSRACAECHRTAYEKWLGSDHDRAMDVADETTVLGDFDNVAYTDPHTGAVTRFFRRDGRYCVETEGPDGKPGRFDISHTFGVYPLQQYLVPFPGGRLQCLNIAWDVERKAWYRLPPYDVDGPDDWLHWTNGGQTWNAMCAECHSTRVRKGYDPENDTYDTTWSEIDVGCEACHGPGSKHVEWAGLPPLARKDTPNYALTVRTGNLAAGEQVAICAPCHSRRFQLGDNRHVQEELLNLMIPQLLGEGMYYPDGQIKEEVYVYGSFLQSRMFARGVRCSDCHDVHGLKRHADGNDLCTRCHRAEVYDSPGHHFHKREHEGRPSEGYLCVRCHMPESTYMGIDRRADHSLRIPRPDLSESLGTPNACSAKGCHDDKSLDWNVKAVTRWYGEKRKPHYGTVLAAGRAGKHEAEVELVRLADDALSPAIVRATALELLRAYPSDASRAALARALEDGDALIRYTSIRSLEYFDAGTRLKRIAPKLYDPVEAVRMEAAALLSALPEEDIREADREAFRDALEAYRRSLRYNADFAPQRYNLGNLAVNRGQDNEAEKEYRKAIEIDGLFYPAKVNLAMLLNRRGDNAEAARLLGEVAADNPDLHEVAYSLGLLLAEMGRYEEAEGHLGRAAAHMTGNGRVQYNHAQVLLALHRPEEAGSALERALAADPRRDYFVALANVYLATGRPEKARELAVRTLEHSPGDAAARELLRHLGR from the coding sequence ATGGCCATTTCATTCCACGGCTCGGCAGCATGGGAACGGATCGCGTTCGTCGCGGCGGTCTTCATTCTGCTGTCCCCCTTTGCCGCTCTGCATTTTCGCCCGCCCGTCGCGCAGGAGCCGGATGAATCCGCCCGGTTCGTGGGTTCCAGGGCGTGCGCCGAATGCCATCGAACCGCTTATGAGAAGTGGCTTGGCTCGGACCACGACAGGGCCATGGACGTGGCTGACGAGACCACGGTGCTCGGCGATTTCGATAATGTAGCCTACACCGATCCCCATACCGGCGCGGTTACGCGTTTCTTCAGGCGCGACGGCCGCTATTGCGTCGAGACCGAGGGGCCGGACGGCAAGCCCGGGCGATTCGATATATCCCACACTTTCGGGGTTTATCCCCTGCAACAATATCTGGTCCCTTTTCCCGGAGGCAGGCTGCAATGCCTGAATATCGCCTGGGACGTTGAGCGGAAGGCTTGGTACCGGCTGCCGCCTTACGATGTGGACGGCCCGGACGACTGGCTCCACTGGACCAACGGCGGTCAGACCTGGAACGCCATGTGCGCCGAGTGCCATTCGACGCGGGTTCGGAAGGGGTATGACCCGGAGAACGACACGTATGACACTACGTGGTCGGAGATCGACGTGGGATGTGAGGCCTGTCATGGACCGGGTTCCAAACATGTCGAATGGGCCGGGCTGCCGCCCCTGGCGCGCAAGGACACGCCGAATTACGCACTGACCGTGCGCACGGGGAATCTTGCGGCCGGGGAACAGGTCGCGATCTGCGCTCCGTGCCACTCCCGCCGTTTTCAGTTGGGAGACAACCGTCATGTCCAGGAGGAACTTCTGAACCTGATGATCCCGCAATTGCTCGGGGAAGGGATGTATTATCCTGATGGGCAGATAAAGGAAGAGGTCTACGTCTACGGCTCCTTCCTGCAAAGCAGGATGTTCGCGCGCGGGGTGCGTTGCAGTGATTGTCATGACGTGCACGGGCTGAAGCGACATGCGGACGGCAACGATCTGTGTACCCGGTGTCATCGGGCTGAGGTCTACGATTCTCCGGGCCATCATTTCCACAAGCGCGAGCATGAAGGCAGGCCGAGCGAGGGATACCTGTGCGTCCGATGCCATATGCCTGAATCCACCTACATGGGCATCGACAGGCGGGCGGATCACAGCCTGCGGATTCCGCGCCCCGACCTGAGCGAGTCCCTGGGAACTCCTAACGCCTGTTCGGCCAAAGGTTGCCACGACGATAAGTCGCTGGATTGGAACGTGAAGGCTGTGACCAGGTGGTACGGAGAGAAGCGCAAGCCCCATTACGGCACGGTTCTCGCGGCCGGTCGGGCAGGAAAACACGAGGCCGAAGTCGAGCTTGTGCGCCTGGCCGATGACGCGCTTTCGCCCGCCATTGTCCGGGCCACAGCCTTGGAGCTGCTCCGCGCCTACCCGTCGGATGCGAGCCGCGCGGCATTGGCGAGGGCCTTGGAAGACGGGGACGCCCTGATTCGCTATACCTCCATCCGAAGCCTGGAATATTTCGACGCCGGGACCCGGCTCAAGCGCATTGCGCCCAAATTGTACGATCCGGTCGAGGCCGTGCGAATGGAGGCCGCCGCGCTGCTTAGCGCATTGCCGGAAGAGGATATTCGCGAGGCGGACCGGGAAGCCTTCCGGGATGCATTGGAGGCGTACCGGCGGAGTCTGCGATACAACGCCGATTTCGCCCCCCAGCGGTACAATCTCGGCAATCTGGCGGTCAATCGGGGGCAGGACAACGAGGCGGAGAAGGAATATCGCAAGGCAATCGAGATCGACGGCCTGTTCTATCCGGCAAAGGTCAATCTCGCCATGCTCCTGAACCGGCGAGGAGACAATGCCGAGGCAGCGCGGCTATTGGGAGAGGTGGCCGCCGACAATCCGGATCTGCATGAGGTCGCCTATTCCCTGGGCCTGCTTCTCGCCGAAATGGGCCGGTACGAGGAGGCCGAGGGCCATCTCGGCAGGGCGGCCGCGCATATGACGGGCAATGGCCGGGTCCAGTACAACCATGCCCAGGTGCTGCTCGCCCTGCATCGCCCCGAGGAAGCGGGGAGCGCTTTGGAAAGGGCGCTGGCCGCTGATCCGAGACGCGACTATTTCGTCGCCCTGGCCAATGTTTATCTGGCCACTGGCCGACCGGAGAAGGCCAGGGAATTGGCTGTGCGAACCCTTGAGCATTCACCCGGCGATGCCGCCGCCCGGGAACTGCTTCGCCACCTCGGCCGTTGA
- a CDS encoding HAD family hydrolase has translation MGDTLKTWKILFAALILILSSGIAQAADPLPSWNDGGVKRNLMDFVSRVTSEGGPDFIPVPERIAVFDNDGTLWAEKPMYFQLFFALDRVRELAPDHPEWETQEPFASLLKGDMETAAKGGMKSLLEVVMATHAGMTSDEFEAGVKQWIATARHPQTKLPYTAMVYQPMLELLDYMRANGFKTFIVSGGGIEFMRPWSEAVYGIPPEQVVGSSIKTKFEMRDGKPVIVREAELGFIDDKEGKPVGINLHIGRRPVAAFGNSDGDIQMLQYTMAGEGARFALLVRHTDGVREFAYDKGAEKAQAEAVKAGWAVVDMKNDWKTVYPDSK, from the coding sequence ATGGGCGACACCTTGAAGACGTGGAAGATACTGTTTGCGGCTCTTATCCTGATTCTCTCCTCGGGCATCGCGCAGGCGGCGGACCCGCTTCCCTCCTGGAACGACGGAGGCGTCAAACGGAACCTCATGGATTTCGTGAGCAGGGTGACATCGGAGGGCGGTCCGGATTTTATTCCTGTTCCGGAACGGATAGCCGTCTTCGACAACGACGGTACTCTGTGGGCGGAAAAGCCCATGTATTTCCAATTGTTCTTTGCCCTGGACCGGGTGAGGGAACTGGCCCCGGATCATCCCGAATGGGAGACGCAGGAGCCTTTCGCTTCCCTGCTCAAAGGCGATATGGAGACGGCGGCCAAGGGCGGGATGAAATCGCTTCTCGAAGTGGTTATGGCAACCCATGCAGGCATGACCTCCGATGAATTTGAAGCCGGGGTGAAGCAGTGGATCGCTACGGCTAGACATCCCCAGACCAAGCTGCCGTACACCGCGATGGTCTACCAGCCCATGCTTGAACTTTTGGACTATATGCGCGCCAATGGTTTCAAGACCTTCATCGTGTCCGGTGGAGGCATCGAGTTCATGCGGCCCTGGTCCGAGGCCGTGTACGGCATTCCCCCCGAGCAGGTCGTGGGCAGCTCCATCAAGACGAAATTCGAGATGCGGGACGGAAAGCCGGTTATCGTCCGCGAAGCCGAACTGGGCTTTATTGACGACAAGGAAGGCAAGCCTGTGGGCATCAACCTGCATATCGGCCGACGTCCCGTTGCCGCCTTCGGCAATTCGGACGGCGACATTCAGATGTTGCAATACACCATGGCCGGAGAGGGCGCTCGCTTCGCCCTGCTGGTCCGCCATACCGACGGCGTGCGTGAGTTCGCTTACGACAAGGGGGCGGAGAAGGCCCAGGCCGAGGCGGTCAAGGCCGGTTGGGCCGTGGTGGACATGAAGAACGACTGGAAGACCGTGTATCCGGACTCCAAGTAG
- a CDS encoding FAD-dependent oxidoreductase, producing the protein MITASVLILFGIGFTAAIILAVASKLLYVYEDPRIAQVESVLAGANCGGCGFPGCAGAAQGVVEGKAGATVCVIGGDAVAVKVAAIMGLEFSSMEKQVAFVDCTGGIRAEEVYKYAGVKDCRAQHMLYNGSKMCPEGCLGFGTCVTACQFGAIEMGPNGYPVVDPNLCTACGGCEQVCPRGVITVWGMSARITHLNLETDCLAPCRQKCPGQINIPRYIEQVSRGDYAGALETIRERIPMPLSIGRVCPHPCEGVCRRGHVDEPVGINMIKRFAADWEMNSGTRLPIPCAPDTGRKVAVIGGGPAGLSCAFFLRRLGHSPTIFDSMPKLGGQLRYGIPEYRLPKAVLDWEIEGILDLGIDVQYEKFFGKDFSLNTLREDGFEAVFLGIGAWMNMNLRIENEDAAGISTGTEFLTKVGLGIDTGTGKKVVVIGGGNTAIDAARTSLRLGAEVTLMYRRTRDEMPANVEEIIGAEEEGVKYLFLAAPTRIVTDDAGHVTHVEYIQMELGEPDASGRRSPVPIEGSETLLEANTVYTAIGQKPELSCLYEDGVCQLEETRWRTLAADPDTLQTAMPHVFTGGDMHTGPALVITALGEGRKAARSIHQYLNGETPHVEERTQRDLLAYTMFTDIPDVGWRERSKMPHLLECDERACSFDEIEGALNEAQAKHETCRCLRCGLTCYNRDMAEGQECASEDCVKNQ; encoded by the coding sequence ATGATAACCGCTTCCGTTCTGATTCTTTTCGGCATCGGGTTCACGGCCGCCATCATTCTGGCCGTGGCCTCCAAGCTGCTCTACGTCTACGAAGACCCGCGCATCGCCCAGGTCGAAAGCGTGCTGGCCGGGGCCAACTGCGGCGGGTGCGGCTTCCCCGGCTGCGCCGGAGCCGCCCAGGGCGTGGTCGAAGGCAAAGCCGGAGCCACGGTCTGCGTCATCGGCGGAGACGCCGTGGCCGTGAAGGTGGCCGCCATCATGGGCCTTGAGTTCTCCTCCATGGAAAAACAGGTCGCCTTCGTGGACTGCACCGGCGGCATCCGCGCCGAGGAAGTCTACAAATACGCGGGGGTCAAGGACTGCCGCGCCCAGCACATGCTCTACAACGGCTCCAAGATGTGCCCCGAAGGCTGCCTCGGTTTCGGCACCTGCGTTACGGCCTGCCAGTTCGGGGCCATCGAAATGGGCCCCAACGGCTACCCTGTGGTCGACCCGAATCTCTGCACGGCCTGCGGCGGCTGCGAACAGGTCTGCCCGCGCGGCGTGATTACCGTCTGGGGCATGTCCGCGCGCATCACCCATCTCAATCTCGAAACCGACTGCCTGGCCCCGTGTCGCCAGAAATGCCCGGGGCAGATCAACATCCCCCGCTACATCGAACAGGTCTCGCGCGGCGATTACGCGGGCGCTTTGGAGACCATCCGCGAACGCATTCCCATGCCCCTGTCCATCGGACGGGTCTGCCCCCACCCCTGCGAAGGCGTCTGCCGCCGCGGCCATGTGGACGAGCCCGTGGGCATCAACATGATAAAACGGTTTGCGGCCGACTGGGAAATGAATTCCGGAACCCGCCTGCCCATCCCCTGCGCTCCGGACACCGGCCGCAAGGTGGCGGTCATCGGCGGCGGCCCCGCCGGGTTGTCCTGCGCCTTCTTCCTGCGCCGCCTGGGGCACAGCCCGACCATATTCGACTCCATGCCCAAACTCGGCGGCCAATTGCGCTACGGCATCCCGGAATACCGCCTGCCCAAGGCCGTGCTCGACTGGGAGATCGAGGGCATCCTCGACCTGGGTATCGACGTGCAATACGAAAAGTTTTTCGGAAAGGACTTTTCCCTGAACACCCTGCGGGAAGACGGTTTCGAAGCCGTATTCCTCGGCATCGGCGCTTGGATGAACATGAACCTGCGCATCGAGAACGAGGACGCCGCCGGCATATCCACCGGCACCGAATTCCTGACCAAGGTGGGACTGGGCATCGACACCGGCACGGGCAAAAAGGTCGTGGTCATCGGCGGCGGCAACACCGCCATCGATGCGGCCAGGACCAGCCTGCGCCTCGGCGCGGAAGTGACGCTCATGTATCGCCGCACCCGAGACGAAATGCCCGCCAACGTGGAGGAAATCATCGGGGCCGAGGAGGAGGGCGTCAAATACCTCTTTCTCGCCGCGCCCACGCGCATCGTCACCGATGACGCCGGGCACGTCACCCACGTCGAATACATCCAGATGGAACTCGGCGAGCCCGACGCATCCGGACGCCGCAGCCCCGTTCCCATCGAAGGGTCCGAAACCCTGCTCGAAGCGAACACCGTGTACACCGCCATCGGCCAGAAGCCCGAACTTTCGTGCCTGTACGAAGACGGCGTCTGCCAATTGGAGGAAACGCGCTGGCGCACCCTGGCCGCCGATCCCGATACGCTGCAAACGGCCATGCCCCACGTCTTTACCGGCGGCGACATGCACACCGGTCCGGCCCTGGTCATCACCGCCCTGGGCGAAGGGCGCAAGGCGGCACGATCCATTCACCAGTATCTCAACGGCGAAACGCCTCATGTTGAAGAGCGTACCCAGCGCGACCTGCTCGCCTACACCATGTTCACGGATATCCCGGACGTGGGCTGGCGTGAACGGTCCAAGATGCCGCACCTGTTGGAATGCGACGAACGCGCCTGTTCCTTCGATGAAATCGAAGGCGCGCTCAACGAAGCCCAGGCCAAACACGAGACATGCCGGTGCCTGCGGTGCGGCCTGACCTGCTACAATCGGGACATGGCCGAGGGACAGGAATGCGCCAGCGAAGATTGTGTAAAAAATCAGTAA
- a CDS encoding cytochrome b N-terminal domain-containing protein, giving the protein MKASRQSITDLILHLHPRTVPYSTIRFRLSWGLGGMAVTLTGLLFLTGALLLLVYRPTLGEAYGSVRALGRDIPLGYWVRNIHHASANLLAVVTALHLLRTALTGAFGSGRRLNWIIGLCLLVLVLTANFTGYLLPWDQLAYWAVTVSMAALGYIPLCGEWLRGVLQGGTEIGQATLSNFYVLHVAVIPGSLLVLLMWHFWLVRKAGGLVSAPEGKVPLRRISVVPNLIVREAAVGLSLVAFVLFLAMFWNAPLLEQANPGMSPNPTKAPWYFQGLQELLLHLHPVFAAFVWPLLGGVALLLLPFVPNSALPGGVWFGSDSGRRLAAWAAAVGALLAVAAVLADDALRQPGVGMAADAMLARGVVPTVAVFLLAGAGYWLLVEAANRTRAEAVMAVLVAGFAILVVLTLVGVFFRGAEMRLVWPWLATGGSL; this is encoded by the coding sequence ATGAAGGCGTCCAGGCAGTCCATCACGGATCTCATACTCCATCTTCATCCCCGGACCGTCCCGTATTCGACTATCCGCTTTCGCCTGAGTTGGGGGCTGGGAGGCATGGCCGTCACTTTGACCGGGCTGCTTTTCCTCACCGGCGCGCTCCTGCTGCTTGTCTACCGGCCGACGCTCGGCGAAGCCTACGGCTCTGTGCGCGCCTTGGGCCGTGATATTCCCCTGGGTTATTGGGTGCGCAACATTCATCATGCCTCCGCCAATCTGTTGGCGGTGGTCACCGCGCTTCATCTGTTGCGCACGGCTCTTACGGGGGCCTTCGGGTCGGGCCGCCGCCTTAATTGGATAATCGGGCTCTGTCTGCTCGTTCTCGTGCTGACAGCTAATTTCACCGGCTATCTGCTCCCCTGGGATCAACTGGCCTATTGGGCCGTGACCGTCTCCATGGCCGCGCTCGGCTATATTCCCCTTTGCGGAGAATGGCTGCGTGGAGTTCTTCAAGGCGGGACGGAAATCGGCCAGGCGACCCTGTCCAACTTTTACGTATTGCACGTGGCGGTTATCCCCGGTTCCCTGCTGGTTTTGCTCATGTGGCATTTTTGGTTGGTCCGCAAGGCCGGGGGACTCGTCAGCGCGCCGGAAGGGAAAGTCCCTCTGCGGCGGATTTCCGTAGTGCCGAATCTGATTGTCCGCGAAGCGGCCGTCGGCCTGTCCCTTGTCGCCTTTGTCCTTTTCCTGGCCATGTTCTGGAACGCCCCTCTGCTTGAGCAGGCCAATCCGGGTATGAGTCCGAATCCGACCAAGGCACCGTGGTATTTTCAGGGATTGCAGGAGTTGCTGCTGCATCTTCATCCTGTTTTCGCGGCTTTTGTCTGGCCGCTTTTGGGAGGCGTTGCGCTTCTGCTGCTTCCTTTCGTCCCGAACTCCGCGCTGCCCGGCGGCGTCTGGTTCGGTTCGGACAGTGGCAGGCGTCTTGCCGCATGGGCCGCGGCGGTCGGCGCGCTTCTCGCCGTGGCCGCCGTGCTGGCTGACGACGCCCTTCGGCAACCCGGCGTCGGCATGGCTGCGGACGCGATGCTCGCGCGCGGCGTCGTTCCTACCGTGGCCGTCTTTCTCCTGGCGGGGGCGGGGTATTGGCTGTTGGTCGAGGCCGCGAACCGCACCAGGGCGGAAGCGGTCATGGCCGTTTTGGTCGCGGGATTCGCGATCCTCGTCGTTCTCACCCTTGTCGGAGTCTTCTTTCGCGGCGCGGAAATGCGCCTGGTTTGGCCCTGGCTCGCAACGGGAGGCAGCCTGTGA
- the rnfG gene encoding RnfABCDGE type electron transport complex subunit G — translation MKEMIKMVLVLSLICGLSGLTLASVRQATSERIEEQVLTYVQGPALAQIFVDFDNNPVKDRKTFDLPDGTVTVFPAMKDGKLLGVAFETFGKGYGGPVGIMVGFDTDGSRLAGIGTTTLKETPGMGMRLVEPEYRDQFRGHATDSLALSKDGGDITAIAGATISSTGSVAAVNEAIRIFQQIKDKIRNTWTS, via the coding sequence ATGAAGGAAATGATAAAGATGGTCCTGGTCCTGTCGCTTATTTGCGGCCTGTCCGGGCTGACTCTGGCTTCGGTTCGCCAAGCCACCTCGGAACGCATCGAGGAACAGGTCCTGACCTATGTGCAGGGCCCGGCCCTGGCGCAGATATTCGTCGACTTCGACAACAACCCGGTGAAGGACCGCAAGACATTCGACCTGCCCGACGGCACCGTAACCGTGTTCCCGGCCATGAAGGACGGCAAACTCCTGGGCGTGGCCTTCGAGACCTTCGGCAAGGGGTACGGCGGCCCGGTGGGCATCATGGTCGGCTTCGACACCGACGGCTCCAGACTGGCGGGCATCGGTACAACCACCCTCAAGGAAACGCCGGGCATGGGTATGCGCCTGGTGGAGCCCGAGTACCGCGATCAGTTCCGCGGCCACGCCACCGATTCCCTCGCCCTGAGCAAGGACGGCGGCGACATCACGGCCATCGCCGGAGCGACGATCTCATCAACCGGCAGTGTGGCCGCCGTCAACGAGGCGATCAGGATATTCCAACAGATCAAGGACAAGATCCGCAACACGTGGACGTCCTAG
- the rsxE gene encoding electron transport complex subunit RsxE — protein sequence MSTLWKEFSKGLWRDLPPFKLVLGLCPTLAVTKTAYNGFGMGMAVIFVLALSNMLVSMLRNIIPSKVRIACFIVVAASLVVCVELLMQAYAYPLYQQLGIFVPLIVVNCIILGRAEAFASKNPVLLSVADGLGMGLGFTLSLTFLGSLRELFGYGTWFGMQIMGSWYEPFGFMVEAPGAFVCLGVLLAGMNALTNWQRKTKGLEAVEGPVHDCKTCGMCSSKPRV from the coding sequence ATGAGCACATTGTGGAAGGAATTTTCGAAAGGACTGTGGCGCGACCTGCCGCCGTTCAAGCTGGTCCTGGGGCTTTGCCCCACCCTGGCCGTCACCAAGACCGCATACAACGGCTTCGGTATGGGCATGGCCGTCATCTTCGTCCTGGCCCTGTCCAACATGCTGGTTTCCATGTTGCGCAACATCATCCCGTCCAAGGTCCGCATCGCCTGCTTCATCGTGGTCGCCGCATCCCTGGTGGTCTGCGTGGAACTGCTCATGCAGGCCTACGCCTATCCGTTGTACCAGCAGCTCGGCATCTTCGTGCCGCTCATCGTGGTCAACTGCATCATCCTGGGACGGGCGGAAGCATTCGCCTCCAAGAATCCGGTCCTGCTGTCCGTGGCCGACGGCCTGGGCATGGGACTGGGCTTCACCCTCTCCCTGACGTTCCTCGGTTCACTGCGTGAGCTGTTCGGTTACGGCACATGGTTCGGAATGCAGATCATGGGCTCCTGGTACGAGCCGTTCGGCTTCATGGTGGAGGCCCCCGGCGCCTTCGTCTGCCTGGGCGTACTGCTCGCGGGCATGAACGCCCTGACCAACTGGCAGCGCAAGACCAAGGGGCTGGAGGCCGTCGAAGGCCCGGTCCACGACTGCAAGACCTGCGGCATGTGTTCCAGCAAGCCGAGAGTTTAG
- a CDS encoding electron transport complex protein RnfA: MDYFVLVIAAIFVNNIVLAQYLGNCPFIGTSKESGVAIGMGLAVVFVAAMAAVITWCVQKFLLAPSDLDYLQTIAFILVIAALVQFVEMFLKKAIPPLYKSLGIFLPLITTNCAVLGIAIICQREEYTLLETLIFSVASGFGFMLALVLLAGIRERLDLSRVPMAMKGTPLGLVMAGLMSLAFFAFKGMAS; this comes from the coding sequence ATGGATTATTTCGTTCTCGTCATAGCCGCCATCTTCGTCAACAACATCGTGTTGGCGCAATACCTGGGCAACTGCCCGTTCATCGGCACGTCCAAGGAATCGGGCGTGGCCATCGGCATGGGGCTGGCCGTCGTGTTCGTGGCCGCCATGGCGGCGGTCATCACCTGGTGTGTGCAGAAATTCCTGCTCGCGCCCAGCGACCTCGACTACCTCCAGACCATCGCCTTCATCCTGGTCATCGCCGCCCTGGTCCAGTTCGTCGAAATGTTCCTGAAAAAGGCCATCCCCCCGCTGTACAAGTCGCTCGGCATTTTCCTCCCGCTGATTACCACCAACTGCGCGGTGCTCGGCATCGCCATCATCTGCCAGCGAGAGGAATACACCCTGCTCGAAACCCTGATCTTCTCCGTGGCGTCGGGCTTCGGCTTCATGCTCGCCCTGGTGCTTCTGGCGGGCATCCGCGAGCGGCTCGACCTGTCCAGAGTGCCCATGGCCATGAAGGGCACCCCGCTCGGCCTCGTCATGGCCGGGCTCATGTCTCTGGCCTTCTTCGCCTTCAAGGGCATGGCTTCCTAG